One Actinomycetota bacterium genomic window carries:
- a CDS encoding NAD-dependent epimerase/dehydratase family protein produces the protein MKILVTGAAGDIGSHLVPALLKQGHTVRALVKDLREADRARRNGVEIFVGDITDPRTLNGAAYSMDAAFHLAAAFFVVNAEKTLRIINYEGTVNIANECIDKGVKRFIFPSFPLVLGPHTTPSPPMDIESAKMATTSFHALYKRLCEQHLRVLNEQGKLSATILRLGTVYGPDIRLITTLKKFMQAGLYRIPGSGNNLAHFAHVDDVVQGMLLALSNERASGRVYNVADDKPVRFKDFVYELADLLGVPRPGSAPVWLFKGFASLATAWAAISKTAPIINRDVLNFSLSDFAADTTKTRDELGFKPKYPTIYAGLPTCVDTHPEDERSKAG, from the coding sequence TTGAAAATACTTGTGACCGGCGCGGCCGGAGACATCGGCTCGCACCTTGTTCCGGCGCTTCTCAAGCAAGGACACACCGTTAGGGCGCTCGTAAAAGACCTAAGAGAAGCCGACCGGGCGCGAAGAAACGGGGTCGAGATATTTGTCGGCGACATCACCGACCCGCGAACACTCAACGGGGCCGCTTACAGCATGGATGCCGCCTTTCACCTCGCCGCGGCCTTCTTCGTCGTAAACGCCGAGAAGACACTGCGCATAATCAACTACGAGGGGACCGTCAATATCGCCAACGAGTGTATCGACAAGGGCGTCAAGCGCTTTATCTTCCCCAGCTTTCCTTTGGTTCTAGGCCCGCATACGACTCCGTCTCCCCCGATGGATATCGAGTCGGCTAAAATGGCGACTACCAGCTTTCACGCCCTCTACAAAAGGCTCTGCGAGCAACACCTGCGCGTCTTGAACGAACAAGGTAAGCTTTCGGCCACCATATTGCGGCTCGGGACGGTGTACGGCCCCGATATTCGGCTGATAACAACGCTCAAGAAGTTTATGCAAGCCGGGCTTTATCGCATCCCGGGGTCGGGCAATAACCTCGCCCACTTCGCCCACGTCGATGATGTCGTTCAAGGGATGCTCCTGGCGCTCTCGAACGAGCGCGCCTCGGGCCGGGTCTATAACGTCGCGGACGACAAGCCCGTGCGCTTTAAGGATTTCGTCTATGAGCTGGCCGACCTTCTGGGAGTGCCGCGACCGGGCAGCGCCCCGGTTTGGTTGTTCAAGGGCTTCGCATCGCTGGCGACGGCGTGGGCCGCGATAAGCAAAACGGCTCCGATCATCAACCGCGATGTCTTGAATTTTAGCCTCTCCGACTTTGCGGCGGACACTACTAAAACACGCGACGAGCTGGGCTTTAAGCCAAAGTATCCGACCATATATGCCGGACTGCCGACCTGCGTCGACACACATCCCGAGGACGAGCGTTCAAAGGCCGGCTAG
- a CDS encoding EscU/YscU/HrcU family type III secretion system export apparatus switch protein: MAKGGKKEGKKKAVALGYEADKDSAPKVLARGSGLVADRITELAKEKGVTLYEDAALVEALSAVDIGREIPEELYKVVAEVLAFIYALDNHAARAARG, encoded by the coding sequence ATGGCCAAGGGCGGGAAGAAGGAAGGGAAGAAAAAGGCGGTTGCGCTAGGCTATGAGGCCGACAAGGACAGCGCGCCTAAGGTTCTGGCTAGGGGCTCGGGACTCGTCGCCGACCGCATTACGGAGCTGGCTAAGGAAAAAGGGGTCACGCTCTATGAAGATGCCGCGCTCGTCGAAGCGTTGAGCGCCGTCGATATAGGTAGAGAAATCCCCGAAGAACTCTACAAAGTCGTCGCCGAAGTCCTGGCCTTTATTTACGCGCTCGATAACCACGCGGCGCGCGCCGCTCGCGGATAG
- a CDS encoding 4-hydroxy-tetrahydrodipicolinate synthase has translation MNQKKWDLKGCLLPIITPLTEDFKIDEKGLRDLIEYTLKEQAAAAFIPCGTTGESPTLTHEEHLEVIKITIDAVAGRVPVIAGTGSNSTAEAVYMTKAAAELGADGTLQVGPYYNKPSQEGMLRHFEEIAKATELPIIVYNIPGRTARNIEPDTVIKLSEIDTIVGLKDASGDITQTMKILQATLRQNFHVYSGEDALTFSLLCLGGHGAVAAVGHVIGREIDQMVKFVGAGEIEKARDIHYQTLDVVNALFVEPNPTPVKQALTWMGQPAGPVRLPLVPMTDKGREVLRRALVDLGKI, from the coding sequence ATGAACCAAAAGAAATGGGATTTAAAAGGATGTCTTCTCCCGATAATCACTCCCCTCACCGAAGATTTCAAGATAGACGAAAAAGGGCTCAGGGACCTTATTGAATATACGCTAAAAGAGCAAGCCGCCGCGGCTTTTATTCCCTGCGGCACGACCGGCGAGTCGCCAACGCTCACACACGAAGAACACCTCGAGGTAATCAAAATCACCATCGATGCGGTCGCCGGCCGGGTTCCGGTAATCGCCGGCACCGGCTCGAACTCGACCGCCGAAGCCGTCTATATGACAAAAGCAGCCGCCGAACTCGGCGCGGATGGGACATTGCAGGTCGGCCCATACTACAATAAGCCGAGCCAGGAAGGAATGCTGAGACATTTTGAAGAAATCGCAAAAGCTACCGAATTGCCGATAATCGTTTACAACATACCGGGGCGGACCGCGCGAAATATCGAGCCGGACACGGTCATCAAGCTCTCCGAAATCGACACCATCGTCGGGCTGAAAGACGCCTCCGGCGATATCACGCAGACCATGAAGATACTGCAAGCCACGTTGCGACAGAACTTTCATGTCTACTCGGGCGAAGACGCCTTGACCTTCTCCCTCTTGTGTCTCGGCGGACACGGTGCGGTCGCCGCGGTCGGACACGTAATAGGCCGGGAGATCGACCAAATGGTAAAGTTTGTCGGTGCCGGAGAGATCGAGAAAGCGCGCGACATCCACTACCAGACACTCGACGTGGTCAACGCCCTCTTTGTCGAACCGAATCCGACTCCGGTCAAGCAAGCGCTCACGTGGATGGGCCAACCGGCCGGCCCGGTTCGCTTACCGCTCGTACCCATGACCGACAAGGGTCGGGAAGTGCTGCGACGCGCTCTGGTGGATTTAGGGAAGATTTAA
- a CDS encoding carbohydrate kinase family protein: protein MKGDDTMQDVITIGSASRDIFFLTSRAKIVPDDSVFEGQLLAFPVGAKVSIEQAHFTDGGGACNAATSLARLGLKVAPYLNVGRDEMGEQIIVELADEGADTHLVTIDESLRTGTSVILLPEGVGDRTVLFYSGANRNLKIEDRTKLKATSWLYVSPISRQAPELLSGLVAFAKENSIKVANNPGLGQLEQGFEYMSPILEKLDILIINHSEAFHLLRTRDPGFAHDDNRTLVTELLKTGPRIVVLTCGGEGSCASDGGAIHFQEALSETVVDPTGAGDSFGSTFVAAIIMGRDIRTAMHMAAINAASVVGSIGAQDGLLGRDELMRRMRESAL from the coding sequence ATGAAGGGCGATGATACGATGCAAGACGTGATTACGATAGGTAGCGCGAGCAGGGATATATTTTTTTTGACGAGCCGCGCTAAAATCGTACCCGATGATTCCGTCTTCGAGGGACAGCTCCTCGCTTTTCCGGTCGGAGCGAAGGTATCTATAGAGCAGGCGCATTTTACGGACGGCGGCGGCGCCTGCAACGCGGCGACCTCTCTGGCGCGCCTCGGGCTCAAAGTAGCCCCGTATCTCAATGTCGGCCGCGACGAGATGGGCGAGCAAATCATTGTCGAACTGGCCGACGAGGGAGCCGACACCCACCTGGTCACGATAGACGAGTCGCTCCGAACGGGAACCTCCGTCATCCTGCTGCCGGAAGGCGTCGGCGACCGCACCGTCCTCTTCTATTCAGGGGCGAATCGCAACCTGAAAATCGAAGACCGGACTAAACTCAAAGCCACATCGTGGCTGTATGTCAGCCCGATTTCCAGACAAGCGCCCGAACTTCTCTCCGGCCTTGTCGCCTTCGCCAAAGAGAATTCTATCAAGGTCGCGAACAACCCCGGCCTCGGCCAACTCGAACAGGGCTTCGAGTATATGTCGCCCATCCTTGAGAAGCTCGATATCCTGATTATCAATCACTCCGAGGCGTTCCACCTATTAAGAACGAGAGACCCGGGCTTCGCGCACGATGACAACCGCACACTCGTAACCGAACTCTTGAAGACCGGCCCGCGGATAGTCGTCTTGACCTGCGGCGGCGAAGGCAGCTGCGCAAGCGACGGCGGGGCTATCCATTTTCAGGAAGCGTTGAGCGAAACGGTCGTCGACCCCACCGGAGCGGGTGACTCGTTCGGCTCGACCTTTGTGGCCGCGATAATCATGGGCCGTGATATCCGAACCGCCATGCATATGGCCGCAATAAACGCGGCCTCGGTAGTCGGGAGCATCGGGGCGCAAGACGGCCTGCTCGGGCGCGACGAGCTAATGCGAAGGATGCGTGAGAGCGCGCTTTAG
- a CDS encoding rhodanese-like domain-containing protein: MSSLSKYVVVAAILVSMAYIVGCSSDQTVAPDPGVSRNPGAPQTQQRAAYQNIDAAKAKELIDSDTNLQIIDVREEYEFAEGYITGAKLIPIGQFTSRMNEIDKNKPVLVYCAVGSRSASAAEVLAQSGYTNVYNFGAGMGSWPYETQR; this comes from the coding sequence TTGTCCAGTTTGAGTAAGTATGTGGTTGTAGCTGCTATTCTCGTTTCGATGGCGTATATTGTCGGGTGTTCATCCGACCAGACCGTCGCGCCCGACCCAGGCGTATCGCGAAACCCAGGCGCGCCGCAAACACAACAGCGGGCCGCTTATCAAAATATCGATGCGGCAAAAGCGAAAGAGCTTATCGATTCGGACACGAATCTTCAAATCATCGATGTGCGCGAAGAGTATGAGTTCGCGGAGGGTTATATCACGGGCGCGAAGCTCATCCCCATCGGCCAATTTACTTCGAGGATGAACGAAATCGACAAGAACAAACCGGTTCTAGTCTATTGCGCGGTCGGTTCCAGGAGCGCGAGTGCCGCCGAAGTGCTGGCGCAGAGCGGCTATACGAACGTCTATAACTTTGGGGCGGGCATGGGCAGCTGGCCTTATGAAACACAGAGGTAG
- a CDS encoding thioredoxin domain-containing protein, with protein sequence MSSPKPQPESTTPEFRFSPNPNKAHTIDWLSWGPEVFERAASEKKPILLSLSAVWCHWCHVMDETSYSDEQIISIINERYVPVRVDADKRPDIQERYIMGGWPTTAILTTNGETMSGGTYVPPHELISLLEKVADYYAEHRDRLEEAAEEQRKQILQAASMKEAAHFNLDESLVSDALDMLQRTFDAKHGGFSDKPKFPNSPVTELLLRRAYLENNTDWLEMASRTLNGMADGGLFDQEWGGFFRYSTESDWSEPHYEKMLGDNAALILDYLRGYQVSGNIKYRDVAEKTLAFIDSYFADKKNGGFAGSQDAGEAFYKLDADERLKHKLPFIDRIIYVDTNAAMVSAYLEAYQVLGDEAYRDFALRSVNFLMETCYSAEAGMAHYFDGEAHLFGRISSQAGTIGALLDAYSVTGTHKYLDSAMALAGICEKTLLNSDGTFADSSDISGEPHLGALAVKTTPVQENALLARQLYRLSYLGDDSRYEEMVGRTLASLELGSSTPITALALFVLAVDEFLTQPVVLTAVVTGSEPGAKELLREAFRTYVPGKAIKILDPISDYEVVEALGYPAEKHPVIYPCIGRMCLPAVETPHELKGILEDLPGRRK encoded by the coding sequence ATGAGTTCTCCAAAGCCGCAACCCGAGAGCACAACGCCGGAATTTCGCTTCTCGCCCAATCCGAATAAGGCCCACACCATCGACTGGTTGAGCTGGGGGCCGGAGGTCTTCGAGCGCGCCGCGAGCGAGAAGAAACCCATCCTGCTGTCGCTGTCGGCGGTCTGGTGCCACTGGTGTCACGTGATGGATGAGACCTCCTACTCCGACGAGCAGATTATATCGATAATCAATGAGCGCTACGTCCCGGTCAGAGTCGACGCCGACAAACGACCCGATATTCAGGAGCGCTACATCATGGGGGGCTGGCCGACTACCGCGATTTTGACAACCAACGGCGAGACGATGAGCGGGGGAACATATGTCCCGCCGCATGAACTCATATCGCTCCTCGAAAAAGTCGCCGACTACTACGCTGAACACCGCGACCGCCTGGAAGAGGCGGCCGAAGAACAGCGCAAGCAGATTCTTCAGGCCGCGTCGATGAAGGAGGCCGCGCATTTTAACCTCGATGAGAGCCTGGTAAGCGACGCTCTGGATATGCTACAGCGCACCTTCGATGCGAAGCATGGCGGCTTCTCAGACAAGCCCAAGTTCCCCAACTCACCCGTAACAGAGCTGCTCCTTCGACGCGCCTACCTTGAAAACAACACCGATTGGCTGGAGATGGCGTCGCGGACACTCAACGGGATGGCCGATGGCGGCCTCTTCGACCAGGAGTGGGGCGGTTTCTTCAGGTACTCAACCGAGAGTGATTGGAGCGAGCCGCACTACGAGAAGATGCTCGGAGACAACGCGGCGCTCATCCTCGACTACCTGCGCGGATATCAAGTATCCGGCAACATCAAGTACCGCGATGTCGCCGAAAAGACGCTCGCTTTCATCGATTCGTACTTCGCCGACAAGAAAAACGGCGGCTTCGCGGGCAGCCAGGACGCCGGCGAGGCGTTCTATAAGCTTGACGCGGATGAACGCCTCAAGCATAAACTCCCATTCATCGACCGAATCATCTACGTCGATACGAATGCGGCGATGGTCTCGGCTTACCTGGAGGCTTATCAAGTCCTCGGCGACGAAGCCTATCGCGATTTCGCGCTGCGCTCCGTGAACTTCCTGATGGAGACCTGCTATTCGGCCGAGGCCGGCATGGCCCATTACTTCGATGGCGAAGCTCACCTTTTCGGCCGCATATCGAGCCAAGCCGGCACTATCGGGGCGCTGCTCGATGCTTACAGTGTTACAGGTACGCATAAGTACCTGGACAGCGCTATGGCACTCGCCGGTATCTGTGAGAAAACCCTCTTAAACAGCGACGGCACTTTCGCCGACAGCTCTGATATCAGCGGCGAACCGCACCTCGGAGCGCTGGCCGTCAAAACCACTCCCGTGCAGGAAAACGCGTTGCTCGCCCGACAACTCTATCGATTGTCCTACCTCGGCGATGACTCCAGGTACGAAGAGATGGTCGGCAGAACCCTCGCGAGTCTTGAGCTTGGCTCGTCTACCCCGATTACCGCGCTCGCTCTATTTGTGCTGGCAGTCGACGAGTTCTTAACCCAACCGGTGGTCTTGACGGCTGTCGTGACAGGTTCGGAGCCGGGCGCCAAGGAACTGTTGCGCGAAGCGTTTCGAACCTATGTGCCGGGTAAAGCCATAAAGATCCTCGACCCTATCAGCGATTACGAGGTCGTCGAAGCTCTGGGGTATCCGGCGGAGAAGCACCCGGTAATCTACCCATGCATCGGCAGAATGTGTCTCCCCGCCGTCGAGACCCCGCATGAACTCAAGGGCATACTCGAAGACCTACCGGGTCGCCGCAAATAG
- a CDS encoding HD domain-containing protein — MVVKEDRSVYLENLENDPVGSQSEVVVALGIKSVAGTPLRYEGKVVGALTVGKTYASKIAAEDIALIGYMANQITTATVKAQLYKQEHEARVRLGALENIAKTGLKIVGIDDLIDQIKERIIESTGMSWGAIILLNSCGGYPVVEHASSGCNMLKGRNLVEDFGLINEILEVGETRIVKKSEFGGEEYGFVDKKIKSIAMIPIALQRNRACIIALGKDDWITFEAHEIDFIEALAHRAMLAIENSLLFSKLERSYLETIESLAKAVEAKDQYTCGHSEEVAVISKAIALAMGIDEARAEKVHAAGLLHDVGKIGISSKILYKAACLNCDEYAEIKLHPLKGYQILKPLADFEDLANIVLQHHERYDGCGYPYGISGEGILIQARILAVADAYQAMTSERPYREPLPCEQAIAEIRKGSGSQFDPLVAEVFIALFESGELPQAPQRRDTCSVEMCKKASDEGRDCARNGCTGFEVA, encoded by the coding sequence GTGGTCGTCAAAGAAGACCGGTCGGTCTATCTGGAGAACCTGGAAAATGACCCCGTCGGCTCCCAATCGGAAGTCGTTGTCGCGCTCGGTATTAAGTCTGTCGCCGGGACACCCCTTCGATATGAAGGAAAAGTCGTTGGAGCGCTTACCGTAGGCAAGACCTATGCGTCGAAGATTGCCGCTGAGGATATCGCGCTCATCGGCTACATGGCTAACCAGATCACAACCGCAACCGTAAAAGCTCAGCTCTACAAGCAAGAGCATGAAGCACGAGTACGCTTAGGCGCCCTTGAGAATATTGCGAAAACCGGGCTGAAAATCGTCGGTATCGATGACCTAATAGATCAAATCAAAGAACGGATCATCGAGTCTACCGGAATGAGTTGGGGCGCGATAATCCTTCTCAATAGCTGTGGCGGGTATCCTGTAGTCGAGCACGCGTCAAGCGGTTGCAATATGCTCAAAGGGCGTAACCTAGTAGAGGATTTCGGGCTTATCAACGAGATACTGGAGGTGGGCGAGACGCGCATCGTCAAGAAATCCGAGTTCGGCGGCGAAGAATACGGTTTCGTCGATAAGAAAATCAAGAGCATAGCAATGATACCCATTGCCTTGCAGCGGAATCGCGCTTGCATTATAGCATTGGGTAAAGATGATTGGATAACTTTTGAAGCGCACGAGATAGACTTCATCGAAGCTTTGGCCCACCGGGCTATGCTGGCAATCGAGAATTCACTCCTGTTTAGTAAGCTCGAGCGCTCTTATCTGGAAACCATCGAGTCGCTCGCAAAAGCGGTCGAAGCGAAAGATCAATATACGTGCGGGCACTCCGAAGAGGTCGCAGTAATCTCAAAGGCGATTGCGCTCGCGATGGGCATAGATGAAGCGCGGGCCGAGAAGGTTCATGCGGCAGGCTTACTCCATGACGTAGGCAAAATCGGCATATCGAGCAAGATTCTATATAAGGCAGCCTGTTTGAACTGCGATGAGTATGCCGAGATTAAACTCCACCCGTTGAAGGGATATCAAATATTGAAACCGCTCGCCGATTTCGAAGACCTCGCCAACATCGTCCTCCAGCACCACGAGCGCTATGACGGTTGTGGATACCCCTATGGCATAAGCGGTGAGGGTATTCTTATTCAAGCCAGAATACTAGCCGTGGCCGACGCGTACCAGGCGATGACTTCGGAAAGGCCGTATCGCGAGCCTCTACCCTGCGAACAGGCTATAGCCGAGATAAGAAAGGGGTCGGGCAGCCAGTTCGACCCGCTCGTCGCCGAAGTGTTTATCGCCCTCTTTGAAAGTGGCGAGCTTCCTCAGGCCCCCCAGAGAAGGGATACCTGTAGCGTCGAGATGTGCAAGAAAGCTTCGGATGAAGGACGCGATTGCGCGAGAAACGGTTGCACGGGCTTCGAAGTCGCTTGA
- a CDS encoding GMC family oxidoreductase: MSATNAGHVDVVIVGVGAAGAVLAAKLARAGLSVVALEAGAHRDSEDFASDELSMLYELFWLDERISGGRDPIELGWPNSGRGVGGGTVHFVGYALRFHEDDFRTKTVDGVGEDWPISYRDLEPYYAEVERFNQVSGPTFFPWGPYQGPFPKRSHEQSCMHDTFRRGCARIGARSTAGPMFIITSPTKDRKPCTYRGFCKFGCKPKAKSSTLVTYVPEALRHGATILPNAMVTRVNIGKTGRVESVTYVHKGREFEQQGDTFILSAYSVETVRLLLHSTSASFPDGLANSSGVVGKFLMVHSADFVIGKYDAMIRQYRGPQGLALTQEWYSRKPNDGFARAYTIETETLQPIEFSKALIRGKGLWGRRLVDEMRDYNHYASFGIVGECLPSENNTVTLSDELDEFGIPRAKVTYSYLDNDKKIIEHSVRKCEEIHAAAGAVETFQYPGSAHLLGTCRMGDDPGTSVVDKWCRAHDVENLYVCDGSVFTTGAGVNPTLTIEALAARTADYIIETKK, translated from the coding sequence ATGTCCGCGACTAACGCCGGGCATGTAGATGTTGTCATAGTGGGTGTGGGAGCTGCCGGCGCCGTGCTCGCGGCTAAGCTGGCGCGCGCCGGGCTATCGGTGGTCGCCCTGGAGGCGGGCGCGCACCGGGATTCGGAGGATTTCGCTAGCGACGAACTCTCAATGCTCTATGAACTCTTCTGGCTCGATGAGCGAATCAGTGGCGGCCGCGACCCTATCGAACTCGGATGGCCGAATTCGGGGCGCGGCGTCGGTGGCGGCACCGTTCACTTTGTCGGGTATGCCCTTCGCTTTCATGAAGACGACTTTCGAACGAAGACCGTCGATGGCGTTGGCGAAGACTGGCCTATCAGCTATCGGGACTTGGAGCCGTATTACGCTGAGGTCGAGCGGTTCAACCAGGTCTCCGGTCCAACCTTTTTTCCGTGGGGTCCATATCAGGGGCCCTTCCCTAAAAGAAGCCATGAGCAGTCTTGCATGCACGATACCTTCCGGCGCGGCTGTGCGCGAATCGGAGCGCGTTCAACCGCCGGGCCGATGTTTATCATAACGAGCCCCACAAAAGACCGTAAACCCTGCACATATCGGGGTTTCTGCAAGTTCGGATGCAAGCCGAAAGCTAAATCGAGCACCCTTGTCACCTATGTTCCCGAGGCCCTAAGGCATGGCGCGACAATTCTTCCAAACGCTATGGTCACAAGGGTAAATATCGGCAAAACGGGCAGAGTCGAGAGCGTGACCTATGTCCATAAGGGTAGGGAATTCGAGCAACAAGGCGATACCTTTATTCTCTCGGCGTATTCGGTAGAGACCGTGCGTTTGCTCTTACACTCGACATCGGCGAGCTTTCCCGATGGGCTTGCCAATTCTTCCGGTGTCGTCGGTAAATTCTTGATGGTTCACTCCGCCGACTTCGTTATCGGCAAGTACGATGCGATGATAAGGCAATACCGGGGTCCGCAAGGATTAGCTTTGACCCAGGAGTGGTACTCGCGAAAACCGAACGACGGCTTTGCGCGCGCCTACACGATCGAGACCGAGACTTTGCAGCCAATCGAGTTTTCGAAGGCGTTAATACGGGGGAAAGGCCTGTGGGGCCGGCGCCTTGTCGATGAGATGCGAGATTATAATCATTACGCGAGCTTCGGCATTGTCGGTGAGTGCCTGCCGAGCGAGAACAATACCGTAACCCTCTCGGACGAATTGGACGAATTCGGGATTCCAAGAGCTAAAGTGACCTATTCGTATCTCGACAACGACAAGAAGATAATCGAGCACTCTGTTCGCAAGTGCGAAGAGATACATGCCGCCGCGGGAGCGGTCGAGACCTTTCAATACCCGGGGTCGGCGCACTTACTCGGGACATGCAGGATGGGCGACGACCCCGGGACATCCGTCGTAGATAAATGGTGCCGCGCGCATGATGTAGAGAACCTTTATGTCTGTGACGGCAGCGTTTTCACTACCGGGGCCGGCGTCAATCCGACTCTTACGATAGAAGCGCTCGCCGCACGGACTGCCGATTATATAATTGAGACGAAAAAGTGA
- a CDS encoding flagellar hook-length control protein FliK codes for MQPGGINVTGANAPIFVKALAGNADLSMSLKQGDIVRAKVLAFSQGSAVLNIGGMKIPISTQLAMRAGEALTLMVMELKPDRVVLRRLDTPGEQVAGVRYTKEELATHLLRQTGLKGGELARAVEIIVGEKVDTGRGIDDLLRNISRFEGEGKAGTDLERLLRSLRAATARPGSGETIEAGIKAFVRAIDSEAELLRYLDGDDGSLDNLKTHLLEARAALQLGVAAERAELFSGLRSSIQKMLDLINSTKALNLPVEAQAKEVIYIPLPVQIGDGLGTAEIRIDQRPAEGGGASAGSRFSIGFSLDMPSLGKTRALLETADSYVNFSIFIENIEALVGIDSHLQGLKTSLEALGYAVGRLSAARLPAEEAIKSLVEEKKSIKQAGIDVRA; via the coding sequence ATGCAGCCCGGCGGGATAAATGTTACCGGGGCAAATGCCCCGATATTCGTAAAAGCGCTCGCGGGAAATGCCGACTTAAGCATGTCTCTCAAGCAGGGGGATATTGTGCGGGCAAAGGTCTTGGCGTTCTCCCAGGGTAGCGCGGTCTTAAATATCGGCGGCATGAAAATTCCCATATCTACGCAGCTTGCGATGCGTGCGGGCGAGGCGCTGACGCTCATGGTCATGGAGCTAAAACCCGACCGGGTCGTGCTCAGAAGGCTCGATACCCCAGGCGAACAGGTCGCGGGTGTCAGATACACCAAGGAAGAACTGGCGACGCATCTTTTAAGGCAGACCGGACTAAAGGGAGGCGAGTTGGCCCGCGCGGTCGAAATTATCGTCGGCGAGAAGGTCGACACCGGGAGAGGCATCGACGACTTGCTGCGAAATATCTCGAGGTTCGAAGGCGAAGGCAAAGCCGGTACCGACTTGGAGCGCTTGCTGCGCTCGCTTCGAGCTGCGACGGCCCGCCCGGGGAGCGGCGAGACTATCGAAGCCGGGATAAAGGCGTTCGTCCGGGCAATCGACAGCGAAGCCGAACTTCTGCGATATCTCGACGGCGATGACGGTAGCTTGGACAACCTTAAAACCCATCTTCTCGAAGCGAGGGCGGCGCTCCAACTTGGCGTCGCCGCCGAGCGGGCTGAATTGTTTTCCGGGCTGCGCTCGTCAATCCAGAAGATGCTCGACCTGATCAATTCGACAAAAGCGTTAAACCTTCCGGTTGAGGCGCAGGCCAAAGAGGTCATCTATATACCGCTGCCGGTTCAGATAGGGGACGGGCTCGGAACGGCCGAAATCCGTATCGACCAGCGGCCCGCGGAGGGCGGGGGCGCTAGCGCCGGCTCCCGGTTTTCAATCGGGTTTTCGCTCGATATGCCGTCGCTCGGCAAGACGCGGGCACTGTTGGAGACAGCCGACAGTTATGTAAACTTCTCGATTTTTATCGAAAACATCGAAGCGCTTGTCGGCATCGACAGCCACCTGCAAGGGCTGAAGACATCGCTGGAGGCTCTTGGTTATGCGGTCGGGAGACTCTCGGCGGCAAGGCTCCCCGCAGAAGAGGCGATTAAGAGTCTGGTTGAGGAAAAGAAGAGCATCAAGCAAGCGGGAATCGACGTGAGGGCATAA